One Triticum dicoccoides isolate Atlit2015 ecotype Zavitan chromosome 5B, WEW_v2.0, whole genome shotgun sequence genomic window carries:
- the LOC119308817 gene encoding ubiquitin-conjugating enzyme E2 36-like, protein MANSNLPRRIIKETQRLLSEPAPGISASPSEENMRYFNVMILGPTQSPYEGGVFKLELFLPEEYPMAPPKVRFLTKIYHPNIDKLGRICLDILKDKWSPALQIRTVLLSIQALLSAPNPDDPLADNVAKHWKANETEAVETAKEWTRVYANDA, encoded by the exons ATGGCCAACAGCAACCTCCCCCGCCGCATCATCAAG GAGACGCAGCGGCTGCTCAGCGAGCCAG CTCCTGGCATCAGTGCTTCACCATCAGAGGAGAACATGCGCTACTTCAATGTCATGATCCTTGGCCCAACTCAGTCGCCATATGAAG GAGGAGTATTCAAACTTGAGTTGTTTTTACCTGAAGAATATCCAATGGCTCCGCCAAAG GTTCGCTTTCTCACAAAAATTTACCATCCAAACATTGACAAG CTTGGGAGGATATGCCTTGATATCTTAAAGGACAAGTGGAGTCCTGCCCTTCAGATCCGAACAGTTCTTTTGAG CATTCAAGCACTCCTCAGCGCTCCAAATCCTGACGATCCGCTTGCTGACAATGTGGCAAAGCACTGGAAGGCCAACGAGACAGAAGCTGTGGAAACAG CCAAAGAGTGGACCCGTGTCTACGCTAATGATGCATGA
- the LOC119308818 gene encoding phosphoenolpyruvate carboxylase 2: MASSAPGGGSGKIERLSSIDAQLRLLVPAKVSEDDKLIEYDALLLDRFLDVLQGLHGDDLREMVQECYEVAAEYETKHDLEKLDELGEMITSLDPGDSIVIAKAFSHMLNLANLAEEVQIAYRRRVKLKKGDFADENSAITESDIEETLKRLVFDMKKSPAEVFDALKNQTVDLVLTAHPTQSVRRSLLQKHSRIRNCLVQLYSKDITPDDKQELDEALQREIQAAFRTDEIRRTQPTPQDEMRAGMSYFHETIWKGVPKFLRRVDTALKNIGINERVPYNAPLIQFSSWMGGDRDGNPRVTPEVTRDVCLLARMMAANLYCAQIEDLMFELSMWRCNDELRSRADELHQSSKKDAKHYIEFWKKVPPNEPYRVILGDVRDNLYNTRERSRELLSSGHSDIPEEATLTNLEQLLEPLELCYRSLCACGDRVIADGTLLDFLRQVSTFGLSLVKLDIRQESDRHTDALDAITSYLGIGSYREWSEERRQEWLLSELNGKRPLFGADLPMTEEVADVMGAFQVIAELPGDNFGAYVISMATSPSDVLAVELLQRECHIKTPLRVVPLFEKLADLEAAPAALARLFSIDWYRERINGKQEVMIGYSDSGKDAGRLSAAWQMYKAQEDLVKVAKQFGVKLTMFHGRGGTVGRGGGPTHLAILSQPPDTINGSLRVTVQGEVIEQSFGEEHLCFRTLQRFTAATLEHGMRPPISPKPEWRALLDEMAVVATEEYRSIVFQEPRFVEYFRLATPETEYGRMNIGSRPSKRKPSGGIESLRAIPWIFAWTQTRFHLPVWLGFGGAFKHILKKDIRNFHMLQEMYNEWPFFRVTIDLVEMVFAKGNPGIAALYDRLLVSEGLQPLGEKLRANYEETQKLLLQVAGHKDLLEGDPYLKQRLRLRDAYITTMNVCQAYTLKRIRDPDYHVALRPHLSKEVMDTSKPAAELVTLNPASEYAPGLEDTLILTMKGIAAGLQNTG, translated from the exons ATGGCGTCGTCGGCGCCGGGCGGCGGCAGCGGGAAGATCGAGCGGCTTTCGTCGATCGACGCGCAGCTGCGCCTGCTCGTCCCGGCCAAGGTGTCCGAGGACGACAAGCTCATTGAGTACGACGCGCTCCTCCTCGACCGCTTCCTCGACGTCCTGCAGGGCCTCCACGGCGACGATCTCAGGGAGATG GTTCAAGAATGCTATGAGGTGGCTGCTGAATATGAAACAAAGCATGACCTGGAAAAGCTTGATGAACTCGGAGAGATGATAACAAGCTTGGATCCTGGCGACTCTATTGTGATTGCCAAAGCTTTTTCACACATGCTTAACTTGGCCAACTTGGCCGAGGAAGTGCAGATCGCATACAGGAGGAGAGTCAAGCTCAAGAAGGGAGACTTTGCTGATGAAAATTCAGCAATCACAGAATCTGACATCGAGGAAACTCTTAAGAGGCTTGTTTTTGACATGAAGAAGTCCCCTGCTGAGGTCTTTGATGCCCTCAAGAATCAGACTGTTGATCTTGTTTTGACTGCACATCCAACACAATCTGTAAGGAGGTCACTGCTCCAGAAGCATTCGAG GATCcggaactgtttggttcagttataCTCGAAGGATATCACTCCAGATGACAAGCAGGAGCTTGATGAGGCTCTTCAGAGAGAG ATCCAAGCTGCCTTTAGAACTGATGAGATCCGAAGGACTCAGCCCACTCCCCAAGATGAGATGCGTGCTGGTATGAGTTACTTCCATGAGACAATATGGAAGGGTGTTCCAAAGTTTTTGCGCCGTGTTGATACGGCATTGAAGAACATTGGGATCAATGAGCGTGTTCCCTATAATGCTCCTCTTATCCAATTCTCTTCTTGGATGGGTGGAGATCGTGACG GAAATCCAAGAGTGACACCAGAAGTTACAAGGGACGTCTGCTTGCTCGCCAGAATGATGGCAGCTAATTTGTATTGTGCACAGATTGAGGATCTCATGTTTGAG TTGTCTATGTGGCGTTGCAACGATGAGCTACGCTCGCGAGCTGATGAGCTGCACCAATCTTCTAAGAAGGACGCTAAGCATTACATAG AGTTCTGGAAGAAGGTTCCTCCAAATGAGCCATATCGGGTAATACTGGGTGATGTTAGGGATAATCTTTACAACACGCGTGAGCGATCACGTGAGTTGTTATCCAGTGGACATTCTGACATACCTGAGGAAGCTACTCTGACAAATCTTGAGCAG CTGTTGGAGCCCTTGGAGCTCTGCTACAGGTCGCTGTGTGCTTGTGGTGACCGTGTTATTGCTGATGGAACCCTTCTTGATTTCTTGCGCCAAGTCTCTACCTTTGGACTTTCCCTCGTGAAGCTTGACATCAGGCAAGAGTCTGACAGGCACACTGATGCTCTTGATGCAATCACCTCATACCTGGGAATAGGATCTTATCGTGAGTGGTCTGAGGAACGCCGTCAAGAATGGCTGTTGTCTGAACTCAATGGGAAGCGCCCATTATTTGGTGCAGACCTTCCCATGACAGAGGAAGTTGCTGATGTTATGGGCGCGTTTCAGGTTATCGCTGAGCTGCCCGGTGACAATTTTGGAGCATATGTCATTTCAATGGCAACATCTCCTTCAGATGTTCTTGCTGTGGAGCTCCTCCAACGTGAGTGCCATATCAAGACACCACTTCGAGTTGTCCCCCTGTTTGAGAAGTTGGCTGATCTCGAGGCTGCCCCAGCAGCACTGGCCAGACTCTTCTCAATAGATTGGTACAGAGAGAGGATCAATGGCAAGCAGGAGGTCATGATTGGGTATTCAGACTCAGGCAAGGATGCAGGCCGTCTCTCAGCAGCTTGGCAGATGTACAAGGCTCAGGAGGACCTCGTCAAGGTCGCTAAGCAATTTGGAGTGAAATTGACGATGTTCCATGGACGAGGTGGGACTGTTGGAAGGGGCGGTGGCCCTACTCACCTTGCCATCTTGTCTCAGCCACCGGACACGATCAATGGATCACTCCGGGTCACTGTTCAGGGTGAAGTTATTGAGCAGAGCTTTGGGGAGGAACACTTGTGCTTCAGGACGCTCCAGCGTTTCACAGCTGCTACTCTTGAGCATGGGATGCGTCCACCCATTTCACCAAAGCCAGAGTGGCGAGCTCTTCTTGATGAGATGGCTGTGGTGGCAACTGAAGAATATCGGTCAATCGTCTTCCAAGAACCACGCTTCGTCGAGTATTTCCGCCTT GCAACACCAGAGACAGAGTATGGCAGGATGAATATAGGAAGCAGGCCGTCCAAGAGAAAGCCCAGTGGTGGCATTGAATCACTCCGTGCAATCCCATGGATCTTTGCATGGACGCAGACACGGTTCCACCTCCCGGTCTGGCTGGGCTTTGGTGGCGCCTTCAAGCATATCCTAAAGAAGGACATCAGGAACTTCCACATGCTCCAGGAGATGTACAACGAGTGGCCATTCTTCAGGGTCACCATCGATCTTGTTGAGATGGTGTTCGCCAAGGGTAATCCTGGCATTGCTGCCTTGTATGACAGGCTCCTAGTTTCAGAGGGGCTACAGCCACTGGGTGAGAAGCTGAGGGCCAACTATGAGGAGACCCAGAAGCTGCTTCTTCAG GTTGCTGGGCACAAGGATCTTCTTGAAGGTGATCCCTACCTGAAGCAGCGGCTCCGCCTCCGTGACGCGTACATCACCACCATGAATGTCTGCCAAGCATACACATTGAAGAGGATCCGTGACCCAGACTACCACGTCGCATTGCGCCCCCATCTGTCCAAGGAGGTGATGGACACGAGCAAGCCGGCTGCTGAGCTCGTGACGCTGAACCCGGCGAGTGAGTACGCGCCGGGGCTGGAGGATACCCTCATCTTGACCATGAAGGGCATTGCTGCCGGTCTGCAGAACACCGGTTAG